TTAGAATTGACTGAATATGCAAAACCCTGAACAAAACTCTCAATATTGTAATGACAGTATggttaaatgttcattttctaCATATGTGCCCATTTTACCTTCATGTGATTATAATGAGAAGGTTTGATGTGGCATTCACCAGGCTGGCCTCTACACCCTCAGCTTCCACCTGActacataaagacacacactgaccctGAATGTGTACAATTATCAGTTCTCTGGGTGCTTAGACTGGTGTTTTAATAATAGTTCAGAGCTGATCCCTTGGATCAGAATAATTTTTCTTTCCTACACAACATGTATGACAAGATCAGAAGACAATATTGAAATATCAAGTTTCAGTAAGTGTTTGATTTAGTTACAGGAAAGGGACACTTTGATAAGTCACTACATTCTCTCGTTTCAGTAAAGCATGATCATTTcttaattaagtaattaagaATCTTTATACAGTACATAATagttataatatttttttatttcattgttgttCTTTTACCTTTTATGTTAAATTTTCAAGCTTGCTCAGCAATtgtcttttcatattttgtttattccCTTCTATTTGTATACAatttgttggctttgtttttaagtgattgttaagcattttttttttttgaaaggtgctatataaataaagttattattattgttgttgttgttattatctGTGGTAAGAAACTACACAAAAACAGTGTGCAGGATCAAGACCAAATATGCATTTAAATCTGTGGCCTCAACTTCCACAGTAAACCATACACAGATCTTCACACTCTTAATCAGCTGTTTGATGAACACTGAAAGCTACAGTggtttaacagaaaataaatggtGTACAGTACCACCCACAAtgctttgactgacaggtggtGACTGTGCAAAACCACCACAATAATGGATGCTTAAAAAGGAAGCATTTCAAGGATCATCACTTTAACAACGACTTCTGATTGAGCATCCTCGTTTGTGCATGATatgaaagaacaaacacagtATCTGGTAGCTGCGAAGACAAACACAGCGTGAACATCAGGTACATCAAATGATCTGCATGTAATGAGATGCTTCCCAGCTGGCGGCAAAGAGAGACGGAGTGTCAAGATGTAATGAGCAGAATGACCAAAGGTTcatggagaggaaggaagggtTCACTTCAAAATGCTACCTTGGAAGGCCGCCAACTCTGTTGGACGGAGAGGGGCAAGGAATGAACAGCAGGCACATCAAAGCCTGCGTGCAGCCGTCTGGGAGACATGACTTGTAAGGATGGCCTAGGAAAAGCCGAAGCCGAACGCTGGCGAGTTTAACAACAAGCAGTGAGAACATAGAATACAGTTCTCAGAAATAAGCAATGTGGCTCTGAAAGTTCCTTTAATATTGATGGTTGAGGGCATGTAACATATATTGGATCTTAACAGTGATGAACTCAGATGTCCATTTGAACTCTGGCATGTTGGATTAACTTTGTTGATTTTTTGATAGCAATGCGGTTCAAACTCAGGAAACACTAACCCACGCATACATTTCCCAGCTGATGGTGGCATAAAGGTTGGACAGTAAACTGAATCTGTGGCATCACTTACAGTCAGAACATCTAGCTAACCTTGAGACACTCTTAAACCAGTCTTCAGGGTTTATATGTCAAACAATTTAACTGGCAatagcaaaacagcaaaaattgTTTGCTGTAAGGGTTTGGGGATATACTGGCGCcgatcataaaaatgaaatattgattcTTTGCAGATGTTAGAAATCACCCATAGgagcatttatttatatgtaacATCTGTGGGAAACAGCAGGGACTCTTAGGGTGTCcagttttaaaacagaaaatgacagaaaacccACAGGGAGGCTGTCCCAGCAGTCTAATGGGGGATGCCAATTCTTCACGTGTTCTTGACTAGTGTGAAGAACAGCTAAGGACATTTTTACAAAGAGGCAGGCTTATCAGTCATGCTGGACTGAGAGACATGTGAGCCTAGCTGCAGTCTAAATAACCATTTCCCAGCAGTAAGGAGAATCATTTTGTCAACATTGTTTGGTTTCTTCTCTGTCAGTCGGCAGTATAAGCAACTTGCACTGAGACATGTACCTGCCAGCTGGCTGACAGCCAGCTTGTCAGGGGGACCTGGAGTGACCCCATATACAAAGAGGCAGTAAAATAGGGATGTGAGCCCAACTTGTAAACTGCAGTGACGGACGGCAGGCAATAGGACAGGAGGAGACTGTCAGCATGCAAGCTGTGATGGACTGTGCCTTTATTAGATCTGGTATATGTAAGGGcatgtacagacacaaacaaatagaTGCTCCcacacatacgcacaaacaGGTACCCATCATCAGCATCAAGTCACATAAAGCGGATCCATCCCAGCAGGAACTGGAACAGATCCAGAGTCACATCCTGACAGTCACAGTATGTGGCTGATTAATGAACTCACAGACTGTCAACACTCATCACAgggacatacacacatgtacaggtacaaacacacacacacacacacacacacacacacacaaataatggaacatacacacacaactgctgTATCACTGATACATTGCACATTGTCTTTACAAGCTTCACACTGTGCACTACTGCTTTTCCTCTCCAGGGAGaactctttgtgtttcctctttatAATGAATAAAAAGGACTACAGTTCAAGAGAAGCATGAACTAAACTCTTAGCAGGAAGAAGTACACTGGCTGGCAGTGTAGACACTCACTCCcgcatcagaatcagaattcctttatttagccctgaagggaaattcttaaaatcACTGCATGTATCCCACATCAGTACACTGGTAGTCATTTTATAAACTCATCCTGCTTCTTAGGCTTGTGCAGTATAACCACTGTGAGAGTATCTCCACTGTGCATTAAGACTACTTGTCTCGCCATATCTACATGAGATCTGTCTTCCTGCTCAAAGTGCCTAACGGACTCCATAACTTTTACAGTAGAAGATGTCAGAGGATCCTTCCACAATGTTTCTGATTATGAAGATGATATggtaattcattttaaaatgtttaggATCAGATTTTTAGATTTCAGAGGTGTCttgatggaggaaaaaaaattagtgCAGAactgacatccatccatccattttctataccacttatctgtcagggtcacgggagTTTGGAGCCTATCTGAGCTGACTATGGGCGAAAGGCAgggtacaacctggactggtcggcaGTCAATCGCAAGGCCGACACAcgaagacagacaaccacacactcacacctaggggacaatgtagagtagccaattaacctaatgtgcatgtttttgggactggGGGGGAGCTGGAAtatccggagaaaacccacgcaggcacacagaggacatgcaaactccacacagaagggcccagaccgggattcgaacctggaaccctcttgctgtgaggcaacagtgctaaccactgcacaaCTGACATCAGTTCTAAAATGCAGCAGTCTTTTCAAGGCTTTCAACATCAAGTCCATTAAAGGATGCCTTTAGAGATGCAATGTCATTCAGTCgatccaccactttggtcaGGATGAGTAGCTCAACAACTATGAGATGGCTTTCCATTAAATTTGTAACAAATTCTACTTGCTGGACGTACAGCCTCAGCCCTTCTTTGCGTTGTGTTATTTAGCAGATGTTAGGATGCTAAAACACAAACCTGAGATTGTTAATGTGGTAGACATTCATAGCCATGCTCAAACATTCCCGTTGCTAGTTATAATTGTTGAAATTTATTCAGATGCTTTTGTAAAGTTGATTAAACTATTTATCAGGCAAAGCCAGCAAACGTTTCCTTTCCGTATTCTCAGACAAGAAAATGTTCTGCTTGTAAATTGAAAATCATTGGGGTTTGGTCTGCAGAATCTGTCAAGGGCAAGTTATTAGATATGAACGCAACATATTATATAAGATATTTCCATATCCAACAGTCTTTTGATTGCTGTGTGCATTTCAATGGCTACACCTAAAAAACACACTCCAAATGTAGATGTGACACAACTTTTAAAATAGTATAATTACATCTGAATACATAGAGACAGTAAACAGAACGTTTAATGTCTAAAAAGAgtttttcagctgaaaatgaTCTTTTTGTGGTTACCATCATTTCAAGACTATATAAACACTGCTTGAAACACATGTGCTcgtaatgtttttattttttttttccatacagcAGGAAAAGCTGTGGAAAAGCTGTGTTCTGTAATTACTGTGGTGAGTGCACTCACCACAGATGTGTAATGTGTGAATGGATATGGGTGTAAGTGAGTGTATTCACCAAGTGCTGTCTGCAGCCACATTCTCTATTGCTGCAATATTGTGGGCATAATGCATCATGTATTGGGTGGCATTATTTACATGAAGGCATCAAATGGATTATGAAGTGATGCATGCTAGCATACTACTGTATCAAAGTTTTTAGACTGGACTGAAAATCATAAGTCAAATGGTTTGCAACATGATGCCTTTTGCAATACTATGGAGATCTACAGTTATTAATACAGACAGCTGGCAGGTCATTTTAAGGTTGactctccctctttcacactctctttcacactcacaaactCTTTCACAAATGTATAATAAGACAATTTAGTATAAATAGACTTAATGGACAGATTCAATTACTGCCTTTGCCAAAGTTATGCATAGTAGCATCAGAAATGACAAGATGAGCTTTTGGCTGAAACGGCACAAAGCAGCGTTTGGAGGacagacacactgctgctgcaggacaaGCATAAAATCAGGCCCACAGTGACATTTAGTTTTAATTCAGctcagtttgaaatgaaatgagctgatgaaaaatgcatttttttccttgtcacaTCTGCAGTGTGAATAGAAAGACACATTTTCTGACTTCAAAATTGattccagaaaaaaacagttggGAGCCTTTAAAAAGTAACCCTATCTAAATAAAGACATATGTTAGATGTTagtcattacatttttaaactggtCTCTGAACTGATCTCTCAGTGAGAGTGACTGAAATTAATTTGCTAAACTAGGGCAAAATTACATTAAGGTTGCATGTCTCTTTATGACTTACCAACCTTAAGgtgatgaataaaataaaatcaagttttATGGATTTTGTGCATTAGTACAGTAAAAAACAAGAATATGATGcaagtaaaattaaatttctgACCTTGGCAAACAGCGCTCCCTTGGCCGCCAATGCATCTTCCCCTCTCCCGTTGGGGTAGCATTCGTACCGTGCATCCAGGATTGGGTAGCGGCTGGCCAGCATCAGCCCACTGTTCAGGAATTTAAACCTTGAGCAGCAGCCTTTCCAGCCATAACGCCCAACATCACTTAGCACATAGGGGAAGTAGCGATGCAGCTGCCGCCGCAGTCTGGTCGTTGATCCGTGGTCAAACACTTCCTGTAAAGCCAGGAAATCCAAATTGGCAGGGAAAAAGGCAGAGATCTCATGATCGAATGTCTCATCTCCATGACGGCGTTTTCGTCCAGGACGCTTAAAGATTGATGTGCGAGGGACGTGAGAGAGAGTGTTGTTGGAGGATATCCCTATGCCGCCATCATTTCCATGGTAACGAGCAAGGGATTCCCTGGAAGCAGTCATGCTGCCTGTGTCTCCTCCTGCCTGCTCTCCAGGCCGATGGTTTCCTGTTtcggcctcctcctcctggggGTCTGGCTCTGGGGCGCTGATGCTTATTTGAACCCCTGAGGTGTGAAGTGGGCAGTCTGGGGATTTTGGCTGAGTCGTTTCGCCATGAATCGGACAGTCGTGATGGTCTTGGGCATTCTGAGCCCCTGTGGAGTGCATGGGGCAATCTGAAGCCTCCCCTGAGGTGTGGACGGGACAATCCGAGCTGCTGTTAGTCCCTGCAGGGTGGAGGGGGCAGTCTGCTGTCTTGTCTGGGTGAAGGGGGCATTCGGAGGAACCCTGGTCTCCTGCAGTGGGGTGAACAGGGCAGTCGATGGCACCTGAGGGATGAATTGGGCACTCATTGAGGGGTTCAGTTTCGGCCTCGGCTGGGCCgttggtggtgtgtgtttgatctgGACGCTGGTCCAGAGAGGAGGTACGACGGAAACCTGTGGCAAGGCTGCTGAAGGATGCAGcactgatgaaagaaagaaacgtTTGTTTGAATGATATTTAGAATAATGTAGATGAATAAATGCTTTTATTATTGctaagacaaaaacagagaaaacaatctCTCCTCACCTGATGGAAGTGTTTGTAGGAGAGTCGATGTAGATTTTAATCTGTGGCCGACTGGCACCATTGCGGATCCTCTTCCCCACCTCCCGGGCTCTCCTGTGGGTGTCTGACAGGTTGTTGAACCTTGCCAGGGAGTCGGGCAGCAGGCATACATTGGCAGTGCAGAAACAGAAGCTTCTCCCTTGTGGCCTCCATTCTCCAGTCCCAACACCTCCCGGCCCGGCCTGGCCCTGCTCGACCTGGTGTTTGTCTGGTCTGCATAAGGTAAGCAACAAAATACTGTATCAAATCAAACAGAGGCTCTGGAACACCCAAACACAAGAATAGTCTGACGTTTTAAGAGATAGTTATTGACTTGTTAAGGATTAGGTTAtaagactgataccactctgaTAGCTGTATACTAAATATGAAGATAACACAAACAGCCTTAATGTTAAGGTTTGCTTAACATAAAGACCGGAAGCAGGGAGAAACAGCTGGTCTTGCTCTATCCAACTTTAAAGAAAGCTGCATCTCTGAAACTCACTAGTTAAGGAGTTAAGGAGTCTCAGGTTGCCTGGTATCctcacaaaatattttctttagaAACACTTCCAGAGCCAGGCTGTGATTCTCCTGTTTGCAGTCTTTATGGTAAGCTAAGATAATcggcttcatatttagtgtaatCCCCAGCATAATATCAAATTATGTCTGCATATTTGTCTTAACTCACGACAGAGACAAAATGGCTGTGTCACTGCAAAAGCTGCGTATCCTGAAGCATTATGGTGTGAAGACACCgtagttttctcatttttaatataTAGGTTTAGGCAGATCAGCTACTCTGTAGAGAAAAGATGTGGTGTAATATCCAATTAAGTTTTCTAATTTACAGGGATATAtttgcacacatacagacatgtaAAAGCATAATTTCGAGGCTGCAAGACAGTTTTAAGCAAAACAGTACAATTAACTATCAAGAAGAAAACTCTTCATGTACAGGATAATATTTGAAGCAAGTTTTGGAAAGTCTGATATTTCAGTGCCTGGTTACTGAAATGAGCTCAGAATAGGGACGTATATTCTGATTATGTTGTGAAATGGGGAATCTAAtaacttgttttcatttaataatttaaaaacatggtCTTTTTGGGGGGAGCATTATGCATATCTAGATAGCAAAACGAGATACTGCCTGAACTCACTTACTGCGCTCAGATCTTTTGAAAAGGTGATAACAATGAAATTTATGACCAGATTAATGGTGGGTCAGCAGTAGTAGTGTGCAAACATAGATAACAAAGGGAACTTATAtcacatattttacattgtgtGCCATTAGGACATCTGCAATAATGCTAACAGCTGTTGCTGAGTTACTGGAGGAGGGTACtgttcttccacaacaaacagaaccacatacagtgtttcagtttttctggcTATGGTGGGTATACCCACTTGGATAACCCAACACCCACTGTGGACTGTTAGAACATAGCATCTGGACACCAGACCAATAAGCAAACCAGTTATAGTGGATAATGACTCCATTTTCTGCCTTTTGAAATCTCCAACCTTGTGAAGAACTGGCATTGTAGATACAAAATGAAGCATGACTCTGCAAGTGTGTGGCCTATTTCTCACATCAACTTGATTCAGAAACTCATTTTGATGTATAGTTGAGaacaaaactgacaataaaGCAGACTGTTTCCAGAGCAACTGGCACAAAAATTAGAAACATAGACCAATGGTGTCTTAATAGAGTATTTATTCAACAGGTGTTGATGACTGCTCATCTCCTTAAAATTCTGTTTATTCTGAACTAAATGGAGGTATTTTTAACTCACTGTTAATTCCAATTTGAAAGTTTTCTTGTAATAAAATTCTCAGTGTGACCTAAAATATAAAGATAGGAGGCTCCTTGATACTTAAACAACACTATAACTTTATGTTACAGCAGCCATAGGTTTTAATTATCTCAAACGATCACTCAAATgagtaaacatatttttttgtctggcaGTTTGATACCTAACACTGTCTATGTCAATCTTGTCATCAAAAAACTGTTCATATACTGCGAATTTTATTCTACAACATATTGATATAGAACAAAAAAGTTCTATATATATACTAGAGAGGGATTAGATATAAATGGATAGCGgtatcaaaataaatacagtgaaacatgtctttgtgtgtttttgtgtttcacttaGGCAAAAGACGTCATGGAAGTTGAACAGGTAAAGTAACTTCAGCAAGGCCCACACTAACCTGTGGTAGGTGTACAAGTAGGGTTGGCGGATTGCCTGTAGGGGAGCCCAGATGATGAAGCCCAGCAGTGCAAAGGGCAGCGAGGCAAGGAGAAGGAGCAGGTAAAGGGGTGCAGCGATCAGGACACACAGGGTGAGGAAAGAGCAGGGATCCTGTGAGCGCTGGCGCTTCTCCAGTGAGGTGGCCACACAGGAGGCCAGGAGCCGGTCCAGGAGCCAGTAGCAGGGGAACACCAGGCTCCACGACAAGCCATCCAGGAAGTGCAGACAGGCACTGGAGTAAGGTGTAGTGTGGAGGAccatctctttccttctttctttctcttttgtcctctcTGGTTCTTTCTCCTCACCTCACGCACTCCGTCCACACCCACATACAATCttcaaacaagcaaacactAATCTGTTCCACAGATTACATAAagaagaaatatataaaaaataaatcagacttGAATGTAAACCCTCCCCCCTCCTTGGAGAGAGGTACACTACATGGCTTGGGTGATATTTATGTTCACAGGCAAGCTTTCGGTCTCAGTCCTGCTGGCCCTCCCTCAGCAGTTACACCGTGTGCAGGAAGGATCGTGGAGGGGAATCTGGAGGCAGGGGGTTTCCATGATGAAAACTTTATCGTTGATGATTGATCTGTGATTGCGAGGACTCCGATGACCTCGGGAGGGGATGGCCATTCAACTTCACTGTTTGCTCAGGACCTGGAGAAAGTGAGCAAataaatagaagaagaaaagagggagggggaaaGAGACAGGGAAAGGAAATCAGGCAGGAGATCAATGCTTGTCTTGTTCTGACGTAAGCATGTTGGGATCAAAGTGAACCCTGTATATTTGTGCAACGCATCATAAATATTCGTACAGGTCCTTGTATGTCCATGGGCaaaaactgcagctgtgatTTGTCTGCTATTGCCTTTCCAACTTTTAGTGgactgaataaaaaaacaacaaaacaaaagatgacaTTGGTTCTCTAAAACGATTAGGTTCTGTAGATGTATTTCACTGAGATGGCTAACAACACActaaatcatttattattattttttttaatttcattttcccttttgcTAAGTTTTCTGCTATTTAGTCTTCAAGCATAAatatttaagattaaaataagTTCACAATATCAACTTTTTGTGGCgacaacataaaaacagaccAGAAGAAGCTGCattatcaaaaaaacaaaaaacaaaacaaaaaccctcagTTCTGTAACATTACCTTGACTCTAatggaaacaggaaggaaagaataaaagaaaaggaaacagtaaAGTAAAATCTAAACCTAAAAGCTAATTTTTAAGGATTTCTTTACAAATGATCTTTATTATAAATTATCCTGCTTTCATGTcagatttaattttctgttgaaaatatgaatgtataTACATATCTTTATTATTGAAGATTACTGCAGTATGCCATCGTTTCAGGTAAAAACTTGCAGGGCTAGCAACACAGGCTAACACAAAAATGTTGCCTACCTGTGTGGTTCAATGAATAATAGAAATTAAGCTACTGTTAGAGTATAAAGTATAGAATTTAATGTTAACATTCAGTTGATTGAATAAACAACTAACTAAAACTGCTAATACCAAAAGTTCTGCTAAATTGACTTTTTAAGCACAAACATTAATGAAGGCTATTCCCCCAAGTTGCAGTAACAAGTGAAATTATTccattttaataattaaaggTTCCTGTTTAAATAGGAAATGCATTGGGGAAGTAATTCCTAGCAGCACAGAAATGGCCACAAAAAGCATTACAATCAATAAGATGCTAACCACTGCTGTTTAAAAGATCTTATCTCTTCCTGTCCACTGACGACTTAACTAGAACTTACAGTCCTTGAATGCTCTTCAGCCGACAATAACACCAACAGGCCAGAGTGGTAAGAGAATCAATTGCACcagcatgaataaataatggatagattaattcattcatttcgACAGCTGGGGCTTtaggaagacacagagagagtgctgACCTCAGTGTAACCTCATATACCCCCCAGAGATCACCTGAGCACAACCTCAAGCTATTAATTTAACACAGCGTCACATCTACAGCACgacaaaatgtttctgtaatCCATCAGTCCACACAGCTGAAACTTACCATATGTTGTACACACATTATGTTAACACATGTTACATGCACATTGCATATTAAAACATGCAGTAGGCAGTATGTGTCCAATTACACATTACATTGCTGTTTAATAACTGTAACAGCGCAACACAactgactgtatgttatgataGCTTGTATTTACACATTGccccatttaaaaaaaacaaaacaggaaaaggacaTCACATGGTCTGCCATACATTAGTTTTGCATCCAGGGTctgttcttttatcttttcaggATCGAACACTTTTCAACAAAACCCCACTGTCTGAGCCATTTGTCATTACAGTCTATTTTCTCCCAAGATGAGACTCTTTTGTTAGACAGACTCATCCTCTGAATAGCACATCGATATCAAGATGGGACCGTCTCCTCCATCCTAGTAATCTTCTTCTGTACAGTCAAAACCTTTGTGTACAGTAATGATTCATGTTATGACAGAACAGCTGAAGGTTTACGAAGATGACTGACTTGCTGCTTGCTACTGACTTCTTGGTGTGCTGGTTGACTAGATGACCAGGtgagagatgaagagatgaCCTGCTGACTCACCAGCAGGCCTGACCAGCATGAATGCTGTGCTTTCAAGCTGACAGACTATTTTACTTACTGACTAGACATGTGATTGTATGGGAAATTAGCAGGTCAACAAAGAGTATTTTTAACTTGATAAATTCAGCCCTCTGGTAGTCTGTGACCTACTAAAGACTTATGACCTGTCCTTACTCTATATTTAAACAGTGAATATGACAGTGATGGCAATTGGTTAAAACACTAGTTAACTCACTTATCAGGGAAAGTCTTGTACGCATTTAGCATAAACAGAGGCCTGTGCAGGCAGACACAAAGTGAATTAATGAAAGGAAGCGAACAGGAGGCTTAAATCCCTACATAAACTCTAATCCTGACAAATTCACCAGTTGCACTGCTGCCTGGCATTTAAACTGCAATTTTCAGCCTTTCCTCATTAAAATTAACTATTTATGGGACATTGTTTTAGgttacacaaaaaacacatggaTAATTCAAATGAGATCAGTTTAACCAATGTTATCTGGAACATTGTTGACAGTCAAAGATGATTCTGAAAGATTCTCCTGATTCTAAAGCACATGGTTCACTTTGGTTTAGAATTAGTTTATCTGAGGACCCTTTACTATCATCTTCATGGACTTTGCTCAGATCGAGACCATCAAATGCAGAATGAAAGAATAACGGCTGCTTCCAAGTGGACTTTGAGTTAAAAGCATATATTGCATTTTGCGAAataaattttgctttttggtCAAAAGTTGAATGAGAAGATAGGTAACTTGCATGTCTCTACTTTCAGTATGAAGCTTGGAGCAGCCAGCAGGTGTTAAGCTGaccataaagactggaaacagcttgGAATTCGCTGTAGTTGATGAAATACTTCAAGAATGTACCTCCTTGTAAAACCGTACATTTTGGTTTGGTAAGGATTTAAAAAATCAACTGTAATGTGTTAGTTTAGAGATGTTGTTAACTTTGGACTCAGCCaggtgagatttttttttcctgtcagttttTACACTAaattatgctaagctaagccaagcTACTTGCCTGTTTACTCATGATCACCGGTGAGCAGATCGTAACTATCAAGGAAAAAGAGTGAtacagaaaagaacaacaaagtagaaaagagagaaatgttgaGTTTTAAGTGAAACATCATCACTGCTTTGATTATTGCAGATATGGCTACATTTCCACTCTTCCTTGGATGCCATTTCAAGGCAGACAGCTCGCCAAGATGACTGACAAGTGGGGGAGGGTGAAGCTGTCCAACTGAAagggacagaaacaaaaatgcaggGAAGACTTTGCTTATTTTATCCTGCTTTTATTGTAATGTGTTAAACACCATAATTTACAACATTTAAAGGCCTCCACCTTTCCAGACATTTTCCCTCAGATTGTgtgaagatttttctttttggaattTCAGAGGCCATCAACAACTAAACCCAGAAAAACACCCATCCATCACAGCTGATATATCAGCAAGCACAAACTGTCACACTTAGCCTCATCggaggaaacacagcagtgcataATTCATACTCGAACACATGGCCTGATAGGAAGAGACTGCAATACATGGTGACAGCAAGAGAATGTCAGCAGACCTTttagtaacacacacacacacacacacacacacactcaccttcaGACACAGAGGCACAAAGCAAAAAGCTGAACACATATATGCATGCAGACTGAAACACATGTACGTGTTTACGGTGAGTCAGTTTTGAGGCACACAGAGACCCTTTGTTGAGCTGCAT
This is a stretch of genomic DNA from Scatophagus argus isolate fScaArg1 chromosome 7, fScaArg1.pri, whole genome shotgun sequence. It encodes these proteins:
- the smpd3 gene encoding sphingomyelin phosphodiesterase 3; its protein translation is MVLHTTPYSSACLHFLDGLSWSLVFPCYWLLDRLLASCVATSLEKRQRSQDPCSFLTLCVLIAAPLYLLLLLASLPFALLGFIIWAPLQAIRQPYLYTYHRPDKHQVEQGQAGPGGVGTGEWRPQGRSFCFCTANVCLLPDSLARFNNLSDTHRRAREVGKRIRNGASRPQIKIYIDSPTNTSISAASFSSLATGFRRTSSLDQRPDQTHTTNGPAEAETEPLNECPIHPSGAIDCPVHPTAGDQGSSECPLHPDKTADCPLHPAGTNSSSDCPVHTSGEASDCPMHSTGAQNAQDHHDCPIHGETTQPKSPDCPLHTSGVQISISAPEPDPQEEEAETGNHRPGEQAGGDTGSMTASRESLARYHGNDGGIGISSNNTLSHVPRTSIFKRPGRKRRHGDETFDHEISAFFPANLDFLALQEVFDHGSTTRLRRQLHRYFPYVLSDVGRYGWKGCCSRFKFLNSGLMLASRYPILDARYECYPNGRGEDALAAKGALFAKVHVGTSHQEQRVVGYLTCTHLHAIEGDASVRCEQLDLLLQWGAEFRQSSSQPPAGEKVLEDLVAFDVILGDLNFDNCSSEDKLEQQHALFTQYKDPCRLGPGEDKPWALGTLLDPSGLYDDEVSSPESLQKVMENEEGRKEYLVFPPSKSQCPASSQKGRKIPLKGNGRRIDYILYSDEGQQQDWKLEIEEYSFVTQLAGITDHLSVAMRLAVSTGEEEP